The proteins below come from a single Amphiura filiformis unplaced genomic scaffold, Afil_fr2py scaffold_50, whole genome shotgun sequence genomic window:
- the LOC140144338 gene encoding uncharacterized protein, with product MTYISTKHAATGCSPVKLFIGREIRTRLSLVRPNLQEGVISKQAMQKDHYDMHSKYREFFPGETVLVKDSRKEQTWWPGTIAERSAHKSYIVTLTDGRVWKRHVDHLRRGEVMPSRQATQSNLLPATESDLPLTPFQRSAPSEWTPRETSPNLPSLSENTSDKTPVDV from the coding sequence atgacatacATATCTACCAAACACGCAGCAACAGGATGCAGTCCAGTGAAGCTGTTTATTGGACGAGAAATCCGAACACGACTATCGCTAGTTCGGCCAAATCTGCAAGAAGGAGTCATCAGTAAACAAGCAATGCAGAAAGACCATTATGACATGCACAGCAAATACAGAGAATTCTTTCCTGGTGAGACAGTGCTGGTGAAAGACTCTAGAAAGGAGCAAACATGGTGGCCTGGTACCATTGCAGAGCGGTCAGCGCATAAGTCGTACATTGTGACGCTTACGGATGGAAGAGTATGGAAACGACATGTAGATCACTTACGGCGAGGAGAGGTGATGCCATCGCGACAGGCTACTCAAAGCAATTTGCTACCAGCTACAGAGAGTGATTTGCCACTAACGCCGTTTCAAAGATCAGCTCCAAGTGAATGGACTCCAAGAGAAACAAGTCCAAATCTTCCGTCTCTAAGTGAAAACACTAGTGACAAGACACCGGTAGATGTTTGA